One window from the genome of Bradyrhizobium xenonodulans encodes:
- a CDS encoding LLM class flavin-dependent oxidoreductase, whose amino-acid sequence MTQQPSSKLTCGIFDHLDDDGRDVGRQYEDRLILAEACDRLGFYAYHVAEHCTPHGRGPSPGLFLSSVTQRTRHLRLGPFVMLLNFYHPLRAFEEICMLDQLSGGRLELGLGRGGLPVELSCFGICEDAAPSRYEEANDILLKAMTGGALSYQGRHFQLNEVPLTLTTHQRPSPPIWVTTNRLDTAIWAAGNGANLACVGPSVGVRKISDAYRTHRERSPCAPDRGPFVGLLRMVVIGRSETDAYSLARSAYEQWLRSFKFLYELNDIPTPQALPPTFDAAIESELCVVGTPTPVRRLLLNQLEEGGANYLLCQLAFGNLPLDASLYAARTIQSELLGHP is encoded by the coding sequence ATGACACAACAGCCTTCGTCAAAACTCACCTGCGGGATTTTCGATCACCTGGACGACGACGGCCGCGATGTTGGTCGTCAATACGAAGATCGCCTTATCTTGGCGGAGGCATGCGATCGCCTCGGCTTCTATGCGTATCACGTGGCAGAGCATTGCACGCCCCATGGAAGAGGTCCTTCGCCGGGTCTTTTCCTGTCGAGTGTCACCCAGCGTACGCGGCACCTTCGTCTCGGCCCATTTGTCATGCTGCTCAACTTCTATCATCCGCTCCGCGCTTTTGAGGAGATCTGCATGCTTGATCAATTGAGCGGCGGCAGGCTCGAGCTGGGTCTCGGACGTGGTGGCCTTCCAGTCGAGTTAAGCTGTTTCGGGATTTGCGAGGATGCGGCGCCAAGCCGGTACGAGGAAGCCAATGACATCCTCCTAAAGGCCATGACGGGCGGAGCCTTGTCGTACCAAGGCCGACATTTCCAGTTGAACGAGGTTCCTCTGACATTAACGACGCACCAGCGTCCATCTCCCCCGATATGGGTGACCACCAATCGGCTCGACACGGCAATTTGGGCCGCTGGCAATGGCGCGAACCTCGCCTGCGTGGGTCCCTCCGTCGGTGTTCGCAAAATTTCCGATGCTTACCGCACACATCGAGAGCGCAGTCCCTGCGCCCCTGATCGCGGGCCATTTGTTGGATTGCTGCGCATGGTCGTGATTGGGCGATCCGAGACGGACGCTTATTCGCTGGCCAGATCCGCCTACGAGCAATGGCTGCGGAGCTTCAAATTCCTCTACGAGCTCAATGATATCCCGACGCCACAGGCCCTTCCGCCGACATTCGATGCGGCAATCGAGAGCGAATTGTGCGTCGTCGGAACACCAACGCCCGTCCGACGCCTTCTGCTCAATCAGCTGGAGGAGGGAGGCGCAAATTACCTGCTTTGCCAGCTCGCATTTGGGAATTTACCACTAGATGCATCGCTATACGCCGCAAGAACCATCCAATCCGAGCTGCTAGGCCATCCCTAA
- the hisC gene encoding histidinol-phosphate transaminase, whose product MVDAKLQSVLSSLAQPAKDLEAQSPGQRAPDARYVKLNTNENPFPLPTMVWRSAISALERQYLYPEDDNIGLREAAANAYGFSKDHVIAGNGSSELLGLIYRAFLAPGDSVAMLSPGFSFNRKLAVLQSAKFLEVLWSDSHSIPIDQLLFGPAKDAKFILLANPNNPTGTFAPIADIERLVAQSDRLVVLDEAYVDFAPDNGLRLVRRHPNLLLLRTLSKSYAAAGIRVGFGLGHPELIGRLRNIQNVFNMNVIAHAVGVSILSHRAAYEENHRHIRHERERVAAALRHFGFRVAPSHTNFLLARVPNGQDGRWWHAALEREGVLVAVFPDDGLDHCIRISIGTKEQMDSFLAAVAAISERLKRGG is encoded by the coding sequence ATGGTCGATGCAAAACTGCAAAGTGTGCTCTCTTCTCTGGCGCAGCCGGCTAAGGATCTAGAAGCCCAGTCGCCCGGCCAGCGGGCGCCAGATGCGCGTTACGTGAAACTAAACACCAATGAGAACCCATTTCCACTACCAACAATGGTATGGCGAAGTGCAATCTCGGCGCTCGAGCGTCAGTATCTGTATCCGGAAGACGATAACATCGGTTTGAGGGAGGCTGCCGCCAATGCCTACGGCTTCTCAAAGGACCATGTGATCGCCGGCAACGGATCGTCGGAGCTTCTCGGCCTGATCTACAGGGCCTTTCTTGCGCCGGGCGATAGCGTCGCAATGCTGTCTCCCGGGTTTTCGTTCAATCGTAAGCTAGCTGTGTTGCAGAGCGCTAAATTTCTTGAAGTTTTGTGGAGCGACTCGCATTCGATTCCGATTGATCAGCTGCTCTTCGGTCCGGCAAAGGACGCCAAGTTCATCTTGTTGGCTAATCCGAACAATCCGACGGGGACGTTCGCCCCCATCGCCGACATCGAACGCCTCGTGGCACAATCTGACCGCTTGGTCGTGTTGGATGAAGCCTATGTCGACTTCGCACCTGATAACGGTCTACGGCTCGTCCGCCGCCACCCCAATCTTCTGCTTCTCAGAACGCTTTCAAAGAGCTATGCGGCCGCCGGCATTCGCGTCGGCTTTGGCCTTGGTCATCCAGAGCTGATTGGAAGACTGCGGAATATCCAGAACGTCTTCAACATGAATGTCATAGCGCATGCGGTCGGCGTCAGCATCCTTTCACATCGCGCGGCCTACGAAGAGAACCATAGACACATCAGGCACGAGAGAGAACGAGTTGCGGCCGCACTGCGTCATTTCGGGTTCCGCGTCGCGCCCTCTCATACCAATTTCTTGCTGGCGCGTGTCCCGAACGGACAGGACGGCAGGTGGTGGCACGCCGCACTGGAGAGGGAAGGAGTACTCGTTGCCGTTTTTCCAGATGACGGCCTCGACCACTGCATCCGCATCAGCATTGGCACAAAAGAACAAATGGACTCGTTTTTAGCGGCCGTTGCCGCGATCTCAGAACGCCTGAAGCGAGGTGGATAG